In one Rutidosis leptorrhynchoides isolate AG116_Rl617_1_P2 chromosome 8, CSIRO_AGI_Rlap_v1, whole genome shotgun sequence genomic region, the following are encoded:
- the LOC139862380 gene encoding probable hexosyltransferase MUCI70, translated as MTSGSLGQRSSSYGSLLQNQQQLQNGGVFLQQKVNQSTPPIASRKASKMFVNKDKENLFMWMFKFVHRKKVGMLLLCLVSVAALLWVLYVGKGDVTQVQNNQSIENKNNSIPRILPMSGDDETVQAINSSLLNQEMKVTLNHEKTIIITMSPPPPPPPPPPPPPPPPPPPPPPPPVYFTGYTLPHGHPCETFTMPPPPADKKRTGPRPCPVCYLPVEEAIALMPKAPSFSPVLQNLTYIHEENLTKSEFGGSEFGGYPSLKQRFESYDIKESMAVHCGFVKGDKPGRGTGFDIDDSDLYEMDQCNGVVVASAIFGAYDLIQQPKNISEAAKKNVCFFMFVDEETANFLRNSSDLDGSNRIGLWKIVVVHNLPYTDPRRNGKIPKLLLHRLFPNVRYSLWVDGKLELVVDPYQILERFLWRKNASFAISRHYKRFDVFAEAEANKAASKYNNASIDFQINFYKNEGLTPYSEAKLPIRSDVPEGCVVIREHIPISNLFTCLWFNEVDRFTSRDQISFSTVRDKIMSKTNWTVHMFWDCQRRNFVVQGYHRDILEHWPPPPPLLLPPHEALAVLMPPPSTPTVETPIVTALETSTEHVVTSPTKIPSTKRRKDRRSGSRRHRKVAVGISQN; from the exons ATGACAAGTGGGTCATTGGGTCAAAGATCTTCAAGCTATGGTTCTTTATTACAAAATCAACAACAGTTACAAAATGGAGGTGTATTCTTACAACAAAAAGTCAATCAGTCAACCCCACCTATTGCTTCAAGAAAAGCTTCAAAGATGTTTGTTAATAAAGATAAGGAGAATTTGTTCATGTGGATGTTTAAATTTGTTCACAGAAAAAAAGttggaatgttattattatgtctTGTTTCAGTTGCAGCTTTGTTATGGGTACTTTATGTTGGCAAAG GTGATGTTACACAAGTTCAAAATAACCAAAGTATAGAAAATAAGAACAATTCCATCCCTAGAATTTTACCTATGAGCGGTGATGATGAAACGGTTCAAGCTATTAATTCTTCGTTATTAAATCAAGAAATGAAGGTTACTTTAAATCATGAAAAAACAATTATAATCACCATGTCACCACCTccgccgccaccaccaccaccaccaccgccaccaccaccgccaccaccgCCGCCTCCACCACCACCTGTTTATTTCACTGGATACACCCTTCCTCATGGCCATCCTTGTGAAACATTTACAATGCCGCCTCCACCGGCAGACAAGAAAAGAACGGGTCCACGTC CATGTCCGGTTTGTTACCTTCCTGTTGAAGAAGCTATTGCTTTGATGCCAAAAGCCCCGTCATTTTCCCCGGTCCTTCAAAATCTGACTTACATTCATGAAGAAAATCTAACCAAAAGTGAATTTGGAGGTTCAGAATTTGGTGGATACCCTTCTTTGAAGCAAAGATTTGAATCTTATGACATTAAGGAGTCAATGGCCGTCCATTGCGG ATTTGTAAAAGGAGACAAACCAGGACGCGGAACAGGATTCGATATCGATGATTCAGATCTTTATGAGATGGATCAGTGTAACGGAGTGGTGGTTGCTTCGGCCATATTTG GCGCTTATGATTTGATTCAACAACCCAAGAACATTAGTGAAGCTGCAAAGAAAAATGTTTGCTTTTTCATGTTTGTTGATGAAGAAACGGCTAACTTCTTAAGAAATTCAAGTGATCTTGATGGTAGCAACAGAATTGGATTATGGAAAATCGTTGTTGTCCACAACTTACCATATACTGATCCAAGACGAAATGGAAAG ATTCCGAAACTTCTACTACATAGGCTTTTCCCAAATGTTCGTTATTCCCTATGGGTCGATGGGAAACTCGAGCTCGTTGTTGATCCTTATCAAATTCTAGAAAG GTTCTTATGGAGGAAGAATGCTAGTTTTGCAATATCTAGGCATTACAAGCGGTTTGACGTGTTTGCAGAAGCCGAAGCTAATAAAGCAGCTTCAAAGTACAACAATGCATCAATCGACTTCCAAATCAACTTCTATAAGAATGAAGGACTAACTCCATATTCGGAGGCCAAACTTCCTATCAGAAGCG ATGTTCCTGAGGGATGCGTGGTAATACGAGAGCATATTCCTATATCGAACCTTTTTACGTGTCTTTGGTTCAATGAAGTTGACCGGTTTACATCAAGAGATCAGATTAGTTTCTCGACGGTTAGGGACAAGATCATGTCTAAGACGAATTGGACGGTTCATATGTTTTGGGATTGTCAAAGGCGAAACTTTGTCGTTCAG GGATACCATCGAGATATTCTCGAGCATTGGCCACCACCACCACCGCTACTGTTACCTCCTCACGAAGCGCTTGCCGTTCTCATGCCGCCACCCTCCACCCCAACAGTCGAAACACCAATAGTTACAGCTTTGGAAACATCCACGGAACATGTTGTAACTAGCCCCACGAAAATACCTTCTACAAAACGTCGAAAAGACAGAAGAAGTGGTTCAAGACGCCATCGAAAAGTTGCTGTTGGGATTAGCcaaaattaa